In Methylocystis echinoides, one genomic interval encodes:
- a CDS encoding rRNA adenine N-6-methyltransferase family protein, giving the protein MSDHEAAGGGVEERAALLLAVRRAGVRDISVMRAIEAVAREEFVPYRYRDLANRNISLPLGCGQTMSRPAGIARRIEALRVGRGHRVLEIGTGSGYGTAILGQLAKEVVSLERFATLAIEAARRLEGLGVDNVRVIQADGLSPDPELGVFDRILLQAALAAPPKELLSRLAPDGTLVYVLSEKKAGEKRPRQRLIKLDYNERGALHETDLGPHSLGVAAFGLAKSL; this is encoded by the coding sequence GTGAGCGATCACGAGGCGGCCGGCGGCGGCGTCGAGGAGCGCGCCGCGCTGCTCCTCGCGGTGCGCCGGGCCGGCGTGCGGGACATTTCGGTCATGCGCGCGATCGAGGCTGTGGCGCGCGAAGAGTTCGTGCCGTACCGCTATCGCGATCTCGCCAATCGCAACATCTCTCTGCCGCTGGGCTGCGGGCAGACCATGTCGCGCCCCGCGGGAATCGCCCGGCGCATCGAGGCGCTACGCGTGGGGCGGGGCCATCGCGTGTTGGAAATCGGGACGGGCTCCGGCTACGGGACGGCGATTCTCGGCCAGCTGGCGAAGGAGGTCGTATCGCTCGAACGTTTCGCGACGCTCGCCATCGAAGCGGCGCGACGCCTCGAGGGGCTCGGCGTCGACAATGTGCGGGTGATCCAGGCCGATGGGCTTTCGCCAGATCCCGAGCTCGGCGTCTTCGACCGCATCCTTCTGCAGGCCGCGCTTGCCGCGCCGCCCAAAGAACTTCTCAGCCGCCTCGCGCCCGACGGGACGCTCGTTTACGTTTTGAGCGAGAAAAAGGCAGGCGAGAAGCGTCCGCGTCAACGGTTGATTAAGCTAGATTACAATGAACGCGGCGCCTTGCACGAAACCGATTTAGGGCCGCACAGCCTTGGCGTTGCAGCGTTTGGCCTTGCGAAATCATTGTAA
- the tatC gene encoding twin-arginine translocase subunit TatC: MNEADEAEIEASKAPLIEHLMELRERLIKALLAFLAMFILSFFFAKDIYNILVIPYTQVAGPEARLIYTAPQEYFFTQIKVALFAAAFLSCPIVFSQLYAFVAPGLYRHERAAFRPYLFATPVFFAIGALVVYFLVMPNLLRFFIGMQQANEPGRAQIELLPRVSEYLSLIMTLVLAFGVVFQMPVILTLLGHVGIVSSQFLAEKRRYAIVIVFVVAAILTPPDVFSQLALALPGMLLYEASIYSVRLVEKKRAAAAAATQE; the protein is encoded by the coding sequence ATGAACGAGGCCGACGAGGCGGAGATCGAGGCCAGCAAGGCGCCGCTCATCGAACATCTGATGGAATTGCGCGAGCGCCTGATCAAGGCGCTGCTCGCTTTCCTGGCGATGTTCATTCTCTCCTTCTTCTTCGCCAAGGACATCTACAATATCCTCGTCATTCCCTATACGCAGGTGGCGGGGCCGGAGGCGCGGCTGATCTATACGGCGCCGCAGGAATATTTCTTCACGCAGATCAAGGTCGCGCTGTTCGCCGCGGCTTTCCTCTCCTGTCCGATCGTTTTCTCGCAGCTTTACGCTTTCGTCGCGCCGGGCCTGTATCGCCACGAGCGCGCAGCCTTCCGGCCCTATCTCTTCGCGACGCCGGTCTTCTTCGCGATCGGCGCGCTGGTCGTCTATTTCCTCGTGATGCCCAATCTGCTGCGCTTCTTTATTGGCATGCAGCAGGCCAATGAGCCGGGGCGGGCGCAGATCGAACTCTTGCCCCGCGTCTCCGAATATCTGTCGCTGATCATGACGCTGGTGCTGGCTTTCGGCGTCGTCTTCCAGATGCCGGTGATTCTCACGCTGCTCGGTCACGTCGGAATCGTTTCGTCGCAGTTTCTCGCCGAAAAACGGCGCTATGCGATCGTCATTGTCTTCGTCGTCGCGGCAATTCTGACGCCGCCCGATGTCTTTTCCCAGCTTGCGCTCGCGCTGCCGGGCATGCTGCTCTACGAGGCGTCGATCTATTCGGTGCGGCTGGTCGAGAAGAAGCGGGCGGCGGCGGCCGCGGCGACGCAGGAGTAG
- the serS gene encoding serine--tRNA ligase: MYDIKWIRDNAETFDRGRARRGLEPISAQLFAFDDARRAAIAELQKAQERRNAASKEIGAAMKAGDSAKAEALKAEVAQIKETWPQLEESERYAIAELDAALASIPNTPLDSVPDGKDENDNVEVTRWGTPRAFDFTPKEHFEIGEGLGLMDFETAAKLSGARFVVNKGPLARLERALAQFMLDLHTTDHGYVEVAPPLLVRDDAMFGTAQLPKFREDQFSVTAGRQVATGQPDASEALVPTADYWLIPTAEVPLTNLVRESILDEAQLPMRMTAGTYCFRAEAGAAGKDTRGMIRQHQFYKVELVSITTPEQSLEEHERMTGCAEKVLQALELPYRKVALCTGDMGFASQKTYDLEVWLPGQGKYREISSCSVCGDFQARRMGARYRDADGKPRHVHTLNGSGVAVGRALVAVLENYQEADGSVTVPLVLRPYMSGLTHIAPTAR, from the coding sequence ATGTACGACATCAAATGGATTCGCGACAACGCCGAGACCTTCGACCGCGGCCGCGCGCGGCGCGGGCTGGAGCCGATTTCGGCGCAGCTCTTCGCCTTCGACGACGCCCGCCGCGCGGCGATCGCCGAATTGCAGAAGGCGCAGGAGCGCCGCAACGCCGCCTCCAAGGAGATCGGCGCCGCGATGAAGGCGGGCGACAGCGCCAAAGCCGAAGCGCTGAAGGCTGAGGTCGCGCAAATCAAGGAGACGTGGCCCCAGCTTGAAGAGTCGGAGCGCTACGCCATCGCCGAGCTCGACGCGGCGCTCGCCAGCATCCCCAATACGCCGCTCGACAGCGTTCCCGACGGCAAGGACGAAAACGACAATGTCGAAGTGACGCGCTGGGGCACGCCGCGCGCCTTCGACTTCACGCCGAAAGAGCATTTCGAGATCGGCGAAGGGCTCGGACTGATGGACTTCGAAACGGCCGCCAAGCTTTCGGGCGCGCGCTTCGTCGTCAACAAGGGGCCGCTCGCGCGGCTCGAGCGCGCGTTGGCGCAATTCATGCTCGATCTGCATACGACCGATCACGGCTATGTCGAGGTCGCGCCGCCGTTGCTCGTGCGCGACGACGCGATGTTCGGCACGGCGCAACTGCCCAAGTTTCGCGAGGACCAGTTCTCGGTGACGGCTGGCCGCCAGGTGGCGACGGGCCAGCCCGACGCGAGCGAAGCGCTCGTGCCGACAGCCGATTATTGGCTCATCCCCACGGCCGAAGTGCCGCTCACCAATCTCGTGCGCGAGTCGATTCTCGACGAGGCGCAGCTGCCGATGCGCATGACCGCCGGCACTTATTGCTTCCGCGCCGAAGCGGGCGCCGCTGGCAAGGATACGCGCGGCATGATCCGCCAGCATCAGTTCTACAAGGTGGAGCTCGTCTCGATCACGACGCCCGAGCAGTCGCTCGAGGAGCACGAGCGCATGACCGGCTGCGCCGAGAAGGTCTTGCAGGCGCTGGAGCTGCCCTACCGCAAGGTCGCGCTCTGCACCGGCGACATGGGCTTCGCCTCGCAGAAAACCTATGATCTCGAAGTGTGGCTGCCGGGGCAGGGCAAATATCGCGAAATTTCATCCTGCTCGGTCTGCGGCGATTTCCAGGCGCGGCGCATGGGCGCGCGTTATCGCGACGCCGACGGCAAGCCGCGCCATGTGCATACGCTCAACGGCTCCGGCGTCGCCGTCGGCCGCGCCCTGGTCGCCGTCCTGGAAAATTACCAGGAGGCGGACGGCTCGGTGACGGTGCCGCTCGTGTTGCGGCCGTATATGAGCGGCCTCACCCACATTGCGCCAACAGCGCGGTGA
- the surE gene encoding 5'/3'-nucleotidase SurE encodes MRILLTNDDGIHAEGLAVAERIARQLTDDIFVIAPEFEQSGVAHSLSLNDPLRLREISPRHFALKGTPTDCVIMGVRKIMLDHPPDLVISGVNSGQNIAEDVTYSGTIAGAMEATILGIPAIALSQVYDFFAGRRVVRWECAEAHGVAVVRKLLDVGIPRNVLMNVNFPNCAPQEVKGVAVTMQGRRSNDLMRIEDRKDGRGNPYHWISFQRGNFTPGPGTDLLAVDEHKISITPLQLDLTDHPSVTRLAAAFEAES; translated from the coding sequence ATGCGCATTCTCCTCACCAATGACGACGGCATCCACGCCGAGGGCCTCGCCGTCGCGGAGCGGATTGCGCGCCAGCTCACGGACGACATCTTCGTCATCGCGCCAGAGTTCGAGCAGTCGGGCGTGGCGCACTCGCTCTCGCTCAACGATCCCCTGCGGCTGCGAGAAATCTCCCCGCGTCATTTCGCCTTGAAAGGGACGCCGACGGATTGCGTCATCATGGGCGTGCGCAAGATCATGCTCGACCATCCGCCGGACCTCGTCATTTCCGGGGTCAACAGCGGCCAGAACATCGCCGAGGACGTCACTTATTCGGGCACCATCGCCGGCGCGATGGAGGCGACGATCCTCGGCATTCCGGCCATCGCGCTGTCGCAGGTCTACGACTTCTTCGCCGGCCGCCGCGTGGTGCGCTGGGAATGCGCCGAGGCGCATGGCGTCGCCGTCGTGCGAAAGCTTCTCGACGTTGGCATTCCGCGCAACGTGCTGATGAACGTCAACTTCCCCAATTGCGCGCCGCAGGAGGTCAAAGGCGTCGCCGTCACCATGCAGGGCCGGCGCAGCAACGATTTGATGAGAATCGAGGACCGGAAAGACGGTCGCGGCAATCCCTATCACTGGATTTCCTTCCAGCGCGGCAATTTCACGCCCGGGCCGGGGACGGATCTGCTGGCGGTCGACGAACACAAGATCTCGATCACGCCCTTGCAGCTCGATCTTACCGACCATCCCTCGGTGACTCGGCTCGCCGCCGCTTTCGAGGCCGAGTCGTGA